The following are encoded in a window of Candidatus Methylomirabilis sp. genomic DNA:
- the rpmD gene encoding 50S ribosomal protein L30, with protein MDKGLRIILRKSKIGHPERQARVLAGLGLRRINGFVIRADTPTIRGMIRKVVHLVDVEQVDSEQRERG; from the coding sequence ATGGATAAAGGCCTTCGTATCATTCTCCGAAAAAGTAAGATCGGCCATCCGGAGCGTCAGGCCAGGGTCCTCGCCGGGCTTGGGCTGCGCAGGATCAATGGATTTGTGATTCGCGCAGACACCCCGACTATTCGAGGGATGATCAGGAAGGTGGTCCACCTGGTCGATGTCGAGCAGGTTGATAGTGAGCAGAGGGAGAGGGGATGA
- the rplO gene encoding 50S ribosomal protein L15: MKLHELKPPAGANRRRKRVGRGTGSGHGKTSGRGEKGQKARSGAHIHPWFEGGQLPLHRRVPKRGFTNRFRKVYATVNLKDLERFEAGTKVTPGLLQERRLVKDLKAGLKVLAEGALSKPLSVAAHKFSKRSIEKILASGGKVEVIST; the protein is encoded by the coding sequence ATGAAGCTGCACGAGTTGAAGCCGCCAGCGGGCGCGAATCGGCGCAGGAAACGTGTCGGTCGGGGTACCGGCTCTGGGCACGGAAAGACATCCGGCCGCGGAGAAAAAGGCCAGAAGGCTCGCTCTGGCGCCCATATCCATCCCTGGTTTGAGGGTGGCCAGCTTCCGCTGCATCGCCGCGTGCCAAAGCGAGGCTTTACCAACAGGTTCAGGAAGGTCTACGCCACCGTGAATCTGAAAGATCTGGAGCGATTCGAAGCAGGAACCAAAGTGACCCCGGGGTTGCTGCAGGAGAGGCGGCTTGTCAAGGACCTGAAGGCGGGGCTGAAGGTTCTTGCCGAGGGGGCACTCAGTAAGCCTCTGAGTGTCGCAGCCCATAAGTTCTCCAAGCGATCGATTGAGAAGATCCTTGCCTCTGGCGGGAAGGTCGAGGTTATCAGCACATGA
- the infA gene encoding translation initiation factor IF-1: protein MPKEEAVEVEGTVIEPLPNAMFRVELETGHKVLAHISGKMRMHFIRILPGDKVIVELSPYDLTRGRIIYRYK, encoded by the coding sequence ATGCCGAAGGAAGAAGCGGTTGAGGTCGAGGGGACTGTGATTGAGCCTTTGCCCAATGCCATGTTTCGCGTAGAACTGGAAACGGGACATAAGGTATTGGCGCACATCTCAGGAAAGATGCGGATGCATTTCATTCGGATTCTTCCCGGAGATAAGGTGATTGTGGAGCTGTCTCCATACGACCTCACGCGAGGTCGCATCATTTATCGATATAAATAG
- the secY gene encoding preprotein translocase subunit SecY, protein MMEGVENIFRVPELKKRIIFTALALIAYRLGSHIPTPGIDAHALSSFFQQAGGTLLGFFDLFSGGALRRLSILALGIMPYISASIILQLLAVVFPPLEKLSKEGEAGRKKISQYTRYGTVLLAAIQAMGIAIGLENMRSPIGEQIVINPGVGFRLMTAITLTTGAIFLMWLGEQITERGIGNGISLLIFAGIIVRMPEAIVNTWRLLTTGELKVLALLLVLVLMVLVVAGVIVMTLGQRPIAVQYAKRVVGRRIYGGQSTHIPLRINTAGVIPVIFAASIIVFPATIAQFFNHPWMQALARALSPATVTYTVLYAVAIIFFTYFYTAIVFNPTDVADNMRKYGGFIPGIRPGARTAEFIEKVLDRITLVGAIYLTLISILPELLITTMNVPFFFGGTSLLIVVGVALDTVQQVESHLLMRHYEGFLKKSRIKGRLG, encoded by the coding sequence ATGATGGAGGGGGTTGAAAATATCTTCAGAGTCCCTGAGCTCAAGAAGCGAATCATCTTCACCGCTCTTGCGCTGATTGCCTACCGACTAGGGTCCCATATCCCGACACCCGGCATTGATGCTCACGCGCTCTCATCGTTTTTTCAGCAGGCAGGCGGGACACTTCTTGGTTTCTTTGATCTCTTCTCAGGTGGCGCGCTGCGTCGCCTCAGTATCCTCGCGCTCGGTATCATGCCATATATCAGCGCGTCGATTATCCTTCAACTCCTCGCCGTGGTCTTTCCCCCATTAGAGAAGTTGAGCAAAGAGGGTGAGGCGGGGCGTAAGAAGATCTCTCAATACACCCGGTACGGCACTGTCCTGCTCGCGGCCATTCAGGCCATGGGAATTGCCATCGGCCTTGAGAACATGCGCAGCCCCATTGGCGAGCAGATCGTGATAAATCCGGGAGTGGGCTTTCGTCTGATGACCGCGATTACGCTGACGACGGGGGCGATCTTTCTCATGTGGCTTGGCGAGCAGATTACTGAGCGGGGGATCGGAAACGGGATCTCTCTCCTGATCTTTGCCGGCATTATTGTCCGAATGCCTGAGGCGATTGTGAATACGTGGCGGCTTCTGACCACAGGCGAATTGAAGGTGCTGGCGTTGTTGCTTGTCCTGGTTCTCATGGTGTTGGTCGTGGCCGGAGTCATTGTCATGACGCTCGGCCAAAGACCGATAGCGGTGCAGTATGCGAAAAGGGTCGTTGGACGTCGGATCTATGGAGGCCAGAGCACGCATATCCCGTTGCGGATCAACACGGCCGGAGTCATTCCGGTGATCTTTGCCGCCTCTATCATCGTTTTTCCCGCTACGATCGCGCAATTTTTTAATCATCCCTGGATGCAGGCTTTGGCCAGGGCGCTTTCTCCGGCAACGGTGACCTATACGGTGCTGTATGCAGTCGCTATTATTTTCTTCACGTATTTTTACACGGCCATCGTCTTTAACCCGACTGACGTTGCTGATAATATGAGAAAGTACGGGGGCTTTATCCCGGGCATTCGACCGGGAGCGAGGACGGCGGAATTTATCGAAAAGGTATTGGATCGGATTACGCTTGTCGGAGCAATCTACCTGACGCTTATCTCAATTCTTCCGGAATTGTTGATCACGACGATGAACGTCCCATTCTTCTTTGGAGGGACCTCCCTCCTGATTGTGGTTGGTGTGGCCCTGGATACCGTACAGCAAGTGGAGTCTCACTTGCTCATGCGTCACTATGAGGGATTCTTAAAGAAGAGTCGAATTAAAGGCAGGCTGGGGTAG
- the map gene encoding type I methionyl aminopeptidase, giving the protein MMILKSPWEIDLMRKSSRIVAETLDRLARLIEPGLTTLELDRLAESYILRRGGKSAFKGYRGYPYTLCASVNEQVVHAFPSARRLEEGDIVSLDLGVIVDGYYGDAAITVPVGKVSEEARRLIAATREALTRATIAARPGNHLSDISHAVQSSVEAGGFSVVRLFVGHGIGRSLHEEPQIPNFGPPAQGPMLKPGLVLAIEPMANAGGPDVMILDDRWTAVTCDSSLSAHFEHTVALTEDGVDVLTSLTADESPENAGR; this is encoded by the coding sequence ATGATGATCTTGAAGTCCCCATGGGAAATTGATCTGATGCGAAAGAGCAGTCGGATCGTGGCGGAAACCCTCGATAGGCTGGCAAGATTGATAGAACCTGGACTGACCACCCTAGAGCTGGACCGCCTCGCAGAGAGCTATATACTGAGGCGAGGGGGAAAATCGGCGTTCAAGGGCTACCGTGGTTACCCGTATACGCTCTGCGCCTCTGTGAACGAGCAGGTGGTTCACGCGTTTCCGTCGGCAAGGCGCCTTGAGGAGGGTGACATCGTGAGTCTGGATCTTGGGGTTATTGTCGATGGTTATTACGGTGATGCAGCGATTACGGTTCCAGTGGGAAAGGTGTCGGAGGAGGCCAGGCGTTTGATTGCCGCGACTCGAGAGGCTCTGACGCGGGCTACGATAGCTGCGCGGCCTGGGAATCATCTCTCTGATATCTCTCATGCTGTACAGTCTTCTGTCGAGGCGGGAGGGTTCTCGGTGGTGCGCCTGTTTGTCGGCCACGGGATCGGTCGATCCCTTCATGAGGAACCTCAGATCCCGAACTTCGGCCCACCAGCCCAAGGTCCTATGCTCAAACCCGGGTTAGTTCTGGCCATTGAGCCGATGGCCAATGCCGGCGGTCCAGACGTGATGATCCTTGATGATCGCTGGACAGCGGTGACGTGCGACAGTTCTCTTTCCGCACATTTTGAGCACACAGTCGCGCTCACCGAGGATGGGGTAGATGTCCTGACCAGCTTGACCGCGGACGAGTCGCCTGAGAACGCGGGCCGCTGA
- a CDS encoding adenylate kinase, protein MRLVLLGPPGAGKGTQARLLTATFDVAHVSAGDLLRQAVADGSELGQTAKSIMARGALVPDEVVIGIMEERLRRPDCAGGYILDGFPRTLRQAEALSEVLNLLQAPLDRVISVEVSEDDLVRRLAGRRICRACGSMFHVETKPPMRIGACDTCGGALYQRDDDKEDTIRHRLRVYREQTEPLIAYYEKIGLLRRVDGRGTIEEIAQRIRQALGDGLVQS, encoded by the coding sequence ATGCGGCTTGTCCTGCTGGGACCGCCGGGCGCTGGCAAGGGGACACAGGCCAGGCTACTGACGGCCACGTTCGATGTCGCCCATGTCTCTGCCGGAGACCTGCTTCGGCAAGCTGTGGCCGATGGTTCGGAGCTGGGACAGACAGCCAAGTCGATCATGGCGCGAGGGGCTCTTGTTCCCGATGAAGTGGTCATTGGGATCATGGAAGAGCGATTGCGCAGACCAGATTGCGCCGGCGGGTACATCCTTGATGGGTTTCCGAGGACGCTCCGCCAGGCCGAGGCGCTCTCAGAAGTTCTCAATCTTTTACAGGCCCCATTAGATCGGGTCATCAGTGTAGAGGTGTCTGAGGACGATCTGGTGAGGAGGCTTGCCGGTCGACGGATTTGTCGGGCCTGTGGATCGATGTTTCACGTTGAGACGAAGCCGCCGATGAGGATTGGGGCCTGTGACACCTGCGGGGGGGCCCTCTACCAGAGGGACGACGATAAGGAGGATACGATTCGCCATCGCCTTCGGGTCTACCGAGAGCAAACAGAGCCTCTGATTGCATATTACGAAAAGATAGGGCTGCTGAGGCGGGTCGACGGTCGGGGGACGATTGAGGAGATTGCTCAACGCATTCGTCAAGCCTTGGGGGATGGATTAGTTCAATCATGA